In Deinococcus maricopensis DSM 21211, one genomic interval encodes:
- a CDS encoding cytochrome c-type biogenesis protein translates to MRTLLALLLCLAGVALALTPAQEGRALSIGNRLRCPVCQGLPITESGNTISKQMLREVREQVQSGRSDADIFAFFATRYGDTVLLDPPKSGVNLLLWGLPAVMFAIGGAVLFGYLRRARLPVTAPDVSPEALARVDAELARHDKERP, encoded by the coding sequence GTGAGAACGCTGCTGGCGCTGCTGCTGTGCCTCGCGGGCGTCGCGCTGGCGTTGACGCCCGCGCAGGAGGGCCGCGCGCTGTCCATCGGGAACCGGCTGCGCTGCCCGGTCTGCCAGGGGCTGCCCATCACGGAAAGCGGCAACACCATCAGCAAGCAGATGCTGCGCGAGGTGCGCGAGCAGGTGCAGTCGGGCCGCAGCGACGCGGACATCTTCGCGTTCTTCGCCACGCGGTACGGCGACACGGTGCTGCTCGACCCGCCCAAAAGCGGCGTGAACCTGCTGCTGTGGGGCCTGCCCGCCGTGATGTTCGCTATTGGCGGCGCAGTGCTGTTCGGGTACCTGCGCCGCGCGCGCCTGCCCGTGACGGCGCCAGACGTGAGCCCGGAAGCGCTGGCGCGTGTGGACGCCGAACTCGCGCGCCATGACAAGGAGCGCCCATGA
- a CDS encoding TlpA family protein disulfide reductase, with amino-acid sequence MTTSPSSPPAVPTWRRLLPPALAFLLVVVFAVALTRQSDSARTGATGPLVGKAAPNFTLKDLNGNTVTLASLRGRPVLLNFWASWCPPCRNEAPLLSDVARQQRAQGLAIVGVIYADDNVSALRDFIGEYNLAYPNVRDPGSRIAIDYGVAAVPETFFIDKTGVIRAHVRQEVTRDVLTRQLKTIGVSQ; translated from the coding sequence GTGACCACCTCCCCCTCCTCCCCTCCCGCGGTGCCCACGTGGCGCCGCCTGCTGCCGCCCGCGCTGGCGTTCCTGCTGGTCGTCGTGTTCGCCGTGGCGTTGACGCGCCAGAGTGACAGCGCCCGCACGGGCGCCACCGGCCCGCTGGTCGGTAAGGCCGCACCGAACTTCACCCTCAAGGACCTGAACGGCAACACCGTGACGCTCGCGAGCCTGCGGGGCCGACCGGTCCTGCTGAACTTCTGGGCGTCATGGTGCCCACCGTGCCGCAACGAGGCGCCGCTGCTCAGCGACGTGGCGCGCCAGCAGCGCGCGCAGGGCCTCGCCATCGTCGGCGTGATCTACGCGGACGACAACGTGTCGGCGCTCAGGGACTTCATCGGCGAGTACAACCTCGCGTACCCGAACGTCCGCGACCCGGGCAGCCGCATCGCCATCGATTACGGCGTGGCGGCCGTGCCGGAAACGTTCTTCATCGACAAGACCGGCGTGATCCGCGCGCACGTGCGTCAGGAGGTCACGCGGGACGTCCTGACCCGGCAGTTGAAGACCATCGGGGTCAGCCAGTGA
- a CDS encoding heme lyase CcmF/NrfE family subunit produces the protein MLNLISFEASPMGALGQLSLLVALAFALWGAALGVLGGVRGDARATGAARRASWAVFAFTTLALLVLQSSLLRDDFSVRYVAEHSMRASPTWVKVVTLWAALEGSILLWAWMLSLYAFVLSLTLRRDALAPWAMGAMFVSLIFFLGVDATIASPFTPLASIPADGAGPNPALQNHWMMAVHPVLLYLGFVGLAVPFAYAVAALVTGRLTSAWVTQTRRWTLVAWTFLTAAIVAGGWWSYETLGWGGYWAWDPVENASFIPWLLATAFLHSVQIQERRSLLKAWNVWLIVLAYATTVLGTFINRSGVVQSVHAFASGPVGAVFLGFLAFILVAGFALAAWRGPLLRDEDDAPSAVSREGAFLAANWLFLTFSVMVLLGTLFPVLVEAATGRKTSVGSPFFNAFGVPLGLGLLLLMGVGPLLPWRRAPGERLREALRVPVGAGVVAGVLAFALGARVPGVALTVALAAYNVAGLIVLTARATRTRGSFAALFPEQPRRMGAYLAHLGLVVLALGVAFSGAYKRSDEVTLRTGQNTTVLGHTLTLNGLSNETHPERRSLIADVRLDGANFRPRNNVYLQAGDQPFPTPAVRYAVLGDTYLVLTAADPQGGWASVRLIESPLVSWIWVGTLVIVAGAVLTLTPARVQRAAVQSVALPAD, from the coding sequence GTGCTGAACTTGATTTCGTTTGAGGCGTCGCCGATGGGCGCGCTCGGGCAGCTGAGCCTGCTCGTGGCCCTCGCGTTCGCCCTGTGGGGCGCCGCACTGGGCGTCCTGGGCGGCGTGCGCGGTGACGCGCGCGCCACGGGCGCCGCGCGCCGCGCGTCGTGGGCGGTGTTCGCGTTCACGACGCTGGCGCTGCTGGTGCTGCAGAGTTCCCTGCTGCGGGACGACTTCAGTGTGCGGTACGTCGCGGAGCACAGCATGCGCGCCAGCCCCACGTGGGTGAAAGTCGTGACGCTGTGGGCGGCGCTGGAGGGCAGCATCCTGCTGTGGGCGTGGATGCTCTCGCTGTACGCGTTCGTGCTGAGCCTCACGCTGCGCCGCGACGCGCTCGCGCCGTGGGCGATGGGCGCCATGTTCGTGTCCTTGATCTTCTTCCTGGGCGTGGACGCCACCATCGCCAGCCCGTTCACGCCGCTCGCCAGTATCCCTGCGGACGGCGCCGGTCCGAACCCAGCCCTGCAGAACCACTGGATGATGGCCGTGCACCCCGTGCTGCTGTACCTGGGGTTCGTGGGCCTCGCGGTGCCGTTCGCGTACGCGGTGGCCGCGCTGGTCACAGGCCGCCTGACGAGCGCGTGGGTGACGCAGACGCGCCGCTGGACGCTGGTCGCGTGGACGTTCCTGACGGCCGCCATCGTGGCGGGCGGCTGGTGGTCGTACGAGACGCTCGGGTGGGGCGGGTACTGGGCGTGGGACCCGGTCGAGAACGCCAGCTTCATCCCCTGGCTGCTCGCGACGGCATTCCTGCACAGCGTGCAGATTCAGGAGCGCCGCAGCCTCCTGAAAGCATGGAACGTGTGGCTGATCGTGCTGGCGTACGCGACGACGGTGCTGGGCACGTTCATCAACCGCAGCGGCGTGGTGCAGAGCGTGCACGCGTTCGCGAGCGGCCCGGTCGGCGCGGTGTTCCTGGGGTTCCTGGCGTTCATTCTGGTGGCGGGCTTCGCGCTCGCCGCGTGGCGCGGGCCGCTGCTGCGCGACGAGGACGACGCGCCGAGCGCCGTGAGCCGCGAGGGCGCGTTCCTCGCCGCGAACTGGCTGTTCCTGACGTTCAGCGTCATGGTGCTGCTCGGCACGCTGTTCCCGGTGCTGGTGGAGGCCGCGACGGGCCGCAAGACCAGCGTGGGCTCGCCGTTCTTCAATGCGTTCGGCGTGCCGCTCGGGCTGGGGCTGCTGCTGCTGATGGGTGTGGGGCCGCTGCTGCCGTGGCGGCGCGCGCCCGGCGAGCGCCTGCGTGAAGCGCTGCGCGTGCCCGTCGGGGCGGGCGTCGTCGCGGGCGTGCTCGCGTTCGCGCTGGGCGCGCGCGTGCCCGGCGTGGCCCTCACGGTCGCGCTCGCCGCGTACAACGTGGCCGGCCTGATCGTCCTCACGGCGCGCGCCACGCGCACGCGCGGCAGCTTCGCGGCGCTGTTCCCGGAGCAGCCGCGCCGCATGGGCGCGTACCTCGCGCACCTGGGGCTGGTCGTGCTGGCACTCGGCGTGGCGTTCAGCGGCGCGTACAAACGCAGCGACGAGGTGACGCTCCGCACCGGTCAGAACACCACTGTCCTCGGGCACACGCTGACCCTGAACGGCCTGAGCAACGAAACGCACCCGGAGCGCCGCAGCCTGATCGCCGACGTGCGCCTCGACGGCGCGAACTTCCGCCCGCGCAACAACGTGTACCTGCAGGCCGGCGATCAGCCGTTCCCCACGCCGGCCGTGCGCTACGCCGTGCTGGGCGACACGTACCTCGTGCTGACCGCCGCCGACCCGCAGGGCGGGTGGGCGAGTGTGCGCCTGATCGAGTCGCCGCTGGTGTCATGGATCTGGGTGGGCACGCTGGTGATCGTCGCGGGCGCCGTCCTGACCCTCACGCCCGCTCGCGTGCAGCGCGCCGCCGTGCAGTCCGTGGCGCTGCCCGCCGACTGA
- the ccmE gene encoding cytochrome c maturation protein CcmE, which produces MTQPPLPGTPLPRARRRKRQPLPYALAFAGLIGVGAFLAYGSLNKSLEFFVTPVEYQQQQATLQNRTLRLGGLVKAAQYDRDTLNLSFTITDGTASYPVRYVGAVPDLFKENQGVVVRGHFQQGVFVGQELLVKHSEEYRTPKNQADVRRLLEETTN; this is translated from the coding sequence GTGACCCAGCCCCCGCTGCCCGGCACGCCCCTGCCGCGCGCGCGGCGCCGCAAGCGCCAGCCGCTGCCGTACGCGCTGGCGTTCGCGGGGCTGATCGGCGTTGGCGCCTTCCTGGCGTACGGCAGCCTGAACAAGAGCCTGGAGTTCTTCGTGACGCCCGTGGAGTACCAGCAGCAGCAGGCGACCCTGCAGAACCGCACGCTGCGCCTCGGCGGGCTCGTGAAGGCCGCGCAGTACGACCGGGACACCCTGAACCTCAGCTTCACCATCACGGACGGGACCGCCAGTTACCCCGTACGGTACGTGGGGGCCGTGCCGGACCTGTTCAAGGAGAACCAGGGCGTCGTGGTGCGCGGGCACTTCCAGCAGGGCGTGTTCGTCGGGCAGGAGCTGCTCGTGAAGCACAGCGAGGAGTACCGCACGCCGAAGAACCAGGCGGACGTGCGCCGCCTCCTCGAAGAAACCACCAACTGA
- the ccsA gene encoding cytochrome c biogenesis protein CcsA — MMRDRLTTGLGLVTLLLLLVGFTLAFVVPPDVNQGSLVRLMFVHVPSAWLSYLAYGGTGLFGLLYLITRGRSFDRLSMASAEIGLVFTVSTLVGGMLWAKPTWGTYWVWEPRLTTTALSLLIYGGYLLVRGMIEEPERRARVAAVIGVAGTLYVPVNYMSVYWWRSIHQTPTLNLLGKVQFKAAPIYGVELLIMTVAFTLLYVYLLRVRGTLARLAEEREERAFDLEVRHG, encoded by the coding sequence ATGATGCGTGATCGCCTGACAACTGGACTTGGCCTCGTGACCCTGCTGCTGCTGCTGGTGGGCTTCACGCTGGCGTTCGTGGTGCCGCCCGACGTGAACCAGGGTTCCCTCGTGCGGCTGATGTTCGTGCACGTGCCCAGCGCGTGGTTATCGTACCTCGCGTACGGCGGGACGGGCCTGTTCGGCCTGCTGTACCTCATCACGCGGGGGCGTTCGTTCGACCGGCTGTCCATGGCCAGCGCGGAAATCGGCCTGGTGTTCACGGTGAGCACCCTGGTGGGCGGCATGCTGTGGGCGAAACCCACCTGGGGCACGTACTGGGTGTGGGAGCCACGCCTCACGACGACGGCGCTCAGCCTGCTGATCTACGGCGGGTACCTGCTGGTGCGCGGCATGATTGAGGAGCCGGAACGCCGCGCGCGCGTGGCCGCCGTGATCGGCGTGGCGGGCACGCTGTACGTTCCCGTCAACTACATGAGCGTGTACTGGTGGCGCAGCATTCACCAGACGCCCACGCTGAACCTGCTCGGCAAGGTGCAGTTCAAGGCCGCCCCCATCTACGGCGTGGAGCTGCTGATCATGACGGTCGCGTTCACGCTGCTGTACGTCTACCTGCTACGCGTGCGCGGCACGCTCGCGCGCCTCGCCGAGGAACGCGAGGAACGCGCCTTCGACCTGGAGGTCCGCCATGGATAA